Genomic segment of Streptosporangium sp. NBC_01755:
AGCCGGCCCGGAAGCTGGTCGCGCTGCTGGAGACCCACCGCGACGCGCTCGGCCTCACCGGGAGCCGGGCCGCCGACGGGACCTCGGACCGGCTGGGCCTCGTCAGGAACGCGGCCTCGCTGGTCACCTCGCTGGCAGCGGAACCCGAAGCCTATGACCTGGTCAGCGGCCTGGCCTCGGCGGCACTGGACGCCGCACCGGAAACCGTGGCCCGGTCGTTGAAGACGGCCGAAAGCATGGTGGCCGCGCTGGACCGTATGGACTGGGACCTGCTGCGCGCGGTCGAGACCCGCTCGTCCCATGACCAGACCGCCGCCGACCTCGTGAGGCGGCTCCGCGACGCGGCCGGATATCAGGAGGTGCAATTGTCCCTCGGCCCGGCGCTCGCCGACGCCAAGCGGGAGGCACAGCAACTCCTGGCCAATATCGTCATCCCGGACCCGATCATCATCGATCCGGACCCGATCATCATCTGGCCGGATCCGATCGACGGGTCATCCGACCCCGATCCGGTGACCGTGACGGATAAGACAGGTACGACGACCGTGACCGCAGGCACCATCGACGGGGCGCTCGGCACGCTGAAGGCGCTGGCCGACGCACACCCCGGGGCGCAGATCACCATCAGCTGGCGGATCTCGACGGGAGAGGCGCAGTCGTGATCGAGACCTCCGGGACCGGGACCCGGCTCGCCGCCGCGACGCTGCCCGCGATCCGCAGCATCGTGAGCGGGGTCGCGAAGCCCGGCCAGTCGAAACGGGTGATCGGCATCCACGCCCGTCCCGAATGGGCCGGGGAGCCGTCGTTCCCGCTGGAGGGTGCCTCCGGCGAGACCCTCGTCCAGGTCAGGGCCTGCCCGTCCGCGCTGGCCGTCCGGGAGGAGCTCATCGCGCACCGGGGAAACCCCGGCTACCTGGTAGTCCTCACCGACACGGACGCCGCCGACCTCGGGCTCGGGCTGCTCACCCACCTGGTACGCGGCATGCTGATCCCGCTGAAGCCGTGGGACCTGCTCAAGCAGTCGTTCGCGGCACGGAGCGTCGATCCGCTGCTGCTGGCCGAGGACTGGGCCGCGTCGGCGCTGGGCAGGTGGGAACCGGCCGGTTCCGGCTGGCCGCCCGCTCCCGGAGGGGCGCTCACCCGTGAGCACGCGCTCGGGCACCTCGCCTCGGTACTGTTCGGGGCCCGGGCCGACGGCGAGCCGTACCTCACCCCGGGGCACCCGGACGCGACCGGACTGCTGCGCTGGTCGCTCGACCCGGTGGCGACGGCCGCTGTCGCCGCGCTTCCCGGCGAGGTACGGATCGGGCTGACCAACTGGCTGGGCGGCGTCACCGGACCCGCCGGGATCTGGACGTTGCGGGCCGCGGCGGCCGGGCACGGCGGCGACGCGCTCCCGCTCGCGCTGGCCGCCGGGCTGCTGTGGCCGGAGGGCAGGACCGGCGTCCAGTCCATCGGTGAGGCCCGCGGCCTGCTCCGGGCCAGGCTCGGCGGCGCCGATCTGCCCGCCGAGCAGGCCCAGACCTGGAGCCGCGCGGCGGAGGCGGCCATCGTCCAGTTGAACCAGCCGGACGGCCTGCTCGAACGGGCCGAAGAGCTGCTCCGCAAGTTCAACGCCGGGGCGCTGATCACCCGCTCCACCCTGCTGCCCGGCGCGTACGACAGCCGGCTGCGCGAGTTCGCGAAGACCGTACGGAACGCGCTTCCCGTCCCCGGCCCGGCGGAGCTGGACCGGGCCGAGCAGGCGTACGCCCAGCTCGCGGCGCACGAACTGGCCCAGCGCGGAATGGACCGGGAGCGCCGGGCCGTGGTGGCCCAGATGGCGCTCCGGCTGCTTCGGTCGCTCGCGGTCCCCGACGAGCCCGCGCTCACCCTCGCCGACACCCTACACCACCAGATCAGGGTCGGCGCCTACGCCGAGTGGGCATTCGCCGACGTGTGGGACGGTGATCTCGACGAGCAGGTGGGCCGGGCCTACCGGTCGCTGCTGGAGGTGGTCGCGGCCCGGCGCGACGCGCGGGACCGCGTGCTCGCCGGACACCTGGCGACCATGGTCGCCGCCGACTCCCCGCCCGGCACCCTGGTGCCGATAGAGTCGGCGCTGTCCACGCTGGTCAGGCCGCTCGGCCGGTCGCTGCTGATCGTCCTGGACGGGATGTCCGCCGGAGTGCTCGCCGAGCTGGCGGCCGAACTGGTGGGCAGCCGGTGGATCGAGCTGATCGACTCCGCGCTGGGTCATCGACGGGTGCTGCTGCCCGCGCTGCCCACCGTCACCGAGACCTGCCGGACCAGCCTGCTCACCGGAACGCTGCGGACCGGCGGTCAGCGCGAGGAGAAATCCGGATTCGCCGCCGCGACGGGCGATCCGGCGGCCCGGCTGTTCCACAAGGACGAGCTGCGCGCCCCCGGTGGCCACTCCCTGCACTCGGAGGTCCGCGGCGCGGTGGAGGGCGAGGCCCGGGTGGTCGGCGTGGTGCTCAACACCGTCGACGACGCGCTCGACAAGATGGATCCCGGTGGCACCACCTGGACGCGCGCCCAGGTCCGGCATCTGACGGCGCTGACCGAGGCGGCCAGGGCGACCGGCCGGACCCTGATCCTCACCAGTGACCACGGGCATGTCATTGAACGTGACAGCGTGCCGCTGACCGGCACCGGAGCCGAGTCGGCCCGCTGGCGTCCTGTCGGCGGCCCGGTCACCGAGGGGGAGATCGCCATCGAGGGACGCCGGGTGCTGCTCGGCGGCGGCGCGGCCGTACTGCCCTGGCGCGAGGGGCTGCGCTACACCGCGAAGCGCGCCGGATACCACGGCGGTGTCTCCGCCGCCGAGGTCGCCGTGCCGTTCGCGGTGTTCAGCGCCGCTCCGGTGGACGGGATCGCCGGCTGGCGGCCCGCCCCGGCGCAGGAACCCGCCTGGTGGCACAGTACGGTCACCCTCGCCGCATCCACGGCGGCTCCCGTGACTCCCCCGGCTCCCCGGAAGGCCCAGCGGCCGAGTTCCTCGAGGCTTCCGGAGAACCAGGAGGAGCTGATCTCCTTCGAGGAACTGGCGCTCCCCGCCGCGCCACCGGTGCTGCGACGCGCCGCCGAGCGGTTCGTCGACAAACTGCTCGCCACCTCGCTTTACGCGCGGCAGCGGGAGAGCGCCGGACGGGCCGCCTCCGACGACGAGCGGGTCCGCGCCGTGCTGATCGCGCTGCTCGACGGCGGCGGGCGGCTGCACGAGTCGACGCTCTCCGCGCTCGCACAGGTGCCCGCGACCCGGCTGCGCAGCGTGCTGGCCGCGGTCCGGCGGGTGCTCAGCGTCGACGGCTACGACCCGATCGGCTACGACCGCGACGGGGTCACCGTCGTGCTGGACATCGGCATCCTCATCGAGCAGTTCGGGGTGTCGTGACGGTAGGGAACGTCAGCGAGCGCCGCCGCCGCGAGGTCATCGACGCGCTGCGGCGCGGCACCGTCCCGTCTGCCGGACTGGACCTGCTCGCGGTGGGCCTGGGCCGGTTCACCGCCGCCCTCGACGACGAGCTGGCCGTCGCGTCGCGAAGCGGCGCGGTCTTCAAGGCGGTCCGCGGGGAGTACGGCTCCGGCAAGACGTTCTTCGCCCGCTGGCTCGCCGAGCGGGCGAAGCGTGCCGGGCCGGCCGTGGCCGAGGTGCAGATCTCCGAGACCGAGACGCCGCTGCATCGGCTGGAGACCGTCTACCGGCGGCTCTGCGAGAACCTGTCGACCGCGCAGTTCGCACCGAGCGCGCTCCGCTCCGTGATCGACGCGTGGATGTACACCCTGGAGGAGGACTCGCTCGCCGCCGGGGTGCCGGAAGCCGAGCTGGACCCGGCCGTGGCGGCCCTGCTGGAGAAGCGGCTGGCCGAGGTGAGCCGCTCCGCGCCCGCGTTCGCCGCCGCGCTCCGAGGCTACCGGGCGGCGCTGGCCGCCTCCGATCCGGTGACCGCTGAAGCCGTACTGGCCTGGCTGGGCGGGCAGCCGCATGTGGCGGCGTCCGCCAAGCGGGCGGCGGGAGTCCGCGGTGACCTGGACCACTTCGGGGCGCTCGGCTTCGTGCAGGGTCTGCTGACCGTGCTGCGGGACTCGGGGCACCAGGGCCTGCTGCTGGTGCTCGACGAGGTGGAGACGTTGCAGCGGGTCCGCTCCGACGTGCGGGACAAGGCGCTCAACGCGCTCCGCCAGCTCATCGACGAGGTCGACTCCGGCCGGTTTCCCGGGCTGTACGTGCTCATCACCGGGACACCCGCCTTCTTCTCGGAGGGTTCCCAGGGGGTTCAGCGACTGGCACCGCTGGCGGCCAGGCTGGCCACCGACTTCGACACCGACGCCCGGTTCGACAACCCCCGGGCGGTGCAGACCCGGCTGCCGGGGTTCAGCCACGACGGCCTGCTGGAGCTGGGGATCCGGGTCAGGGACCTGTACGCCGCGGGGGCGTCCACCCGGGTGGCCTCGGTGGTGGACGACGCCTATCTGGCAGATCTCGCGCGGGCGGTCGCGGGTTCACTGGGCGACAGGGTAGGGGTCGCACCCAGGTTGTTCCTGAAGAAGCTGGTCGGCGAGGTGCTCGACCGAGTGGACCAGTTCCCCGACTTCGACCCCCGGGTGCACTACCGGCTCACCGTCGGCGCGCACGAGCTGACCGAGGTGGAGAGGAACGCGCTGTCAATGGACGACATCTCGCTGGATCTGCCGTGAGCTCCGAGCTCCACCCCGTGGTGCTGCACCACATCGTCAACACGCTCGGCTGGCCGGAGCTGCGACCGTTCCAGCAGGACGCGATCGCGCCGGTGCTGACCGGCGCGGACGCGCTGCTACTCGCCCCGACGGCGGGTGGGAAGACCGAGGCCGCGATGTTCCCGCTGCTGTCGCGGATGGCGATGGAGCAGTGGCACGGCACCTCGGTTCTCTACCTCTGCCCGATCAAGGCGCTGCTGAACAACCTGCTGCCCCGGCTGGAGGGCTACACCGGGTGGCTCGGGCGGCGTACCGCGCTCTGGCACGGTGACGTGACCTCCC
This window contains:
- the pglZ gene encoding BREX-2 system phosphatase PglZ, giving the protein MIETSGTGTRLAAATLPAIRSIVSGVAKPGQSKRVIGIHARPEWAGEPSFPLEGASGETLVQVRACPSALAVREELIAHRGNPGYLVVLTDTDAADLGLGLLTHLVRGMLIPLKPWDLLKQSFAARSVDPLLLAEDWAASALGRWEPAGSGWPPAPGGALTREHALGHLASVLFGARADGEPYLTPGHPDATGLLRWSLDPVATAAVAALPGEVRIGLTNWLGGVTGPAGIWTLRAAAAGHGGDALPLALAAGLLWPEGRTGVQSIGEARGLLRARLGGADLPAEQAQTWSRAAEAAIVQLNQPDGLLERAEELLRKFNAGALITRSTLLPGAYDSRLREFAKTVRNALPVPGPAELDRAEQAYAQLAAHELAQRGMDRERRAVVAQMALRLLRSLAVPDEPALTLADTLHHQIRVGAYAEWAFADVWDGDLDEQVGRAYRSLLEVVAARRDARDRVLAGHLATMVAADSPPGTLVPIESALSTLVRPLGRSLLIVLDGMSAGVLAELAAELVGSRWIELIDSALGHRRVLLPALPTVTETCRTSLLTGTLRTGGQREEKSGFAAATGDPAARLFHKDELRAPGGHSLHSEVRGAVEGEARVVGVVLNTVDDALDKMDPGGTTWTRAQVRHLTALTEAARATGRTLILTSDHGHVIERDSVPLTGTGAESARWRPVGGPVTEGEIAIEGRRVLLGGGAAVLPWREGLRYTAKRAGYHGGVSAAEVAVPFAVFSAAPVDGIAGWRPAPAQEPAWWHSTVTLAASTAAPVTPPAPRKAQRPSSSRLPENQEELISFEELALPAAPPVLRRAAERFVDKLLATSLYARQRESAGRAASDDERVRAVLIALLDGGGRLHESTLSALAQVPATRLRSVLAAVRRVLSVDGYDPIGYDRDGVTVVLDIGILIEQFGVS
- the brxD gene encoding BREX system ATP-binding protein BrxD, whose amino-acid sequence is MTVGNVSERRRREVIDALRRGTVPSAGLDLLAVGLGRFTAALDDELAVASRSGAVFKAVRGEYGSGKTFFARWLAERAKRAGPAVAEVQISETETPLHRLETVYRRLCENLSTAQFAPSALRSVIDAWMYTLEEDSLAAGVPEAELDPAVAALLEKRLAEVSRSAPAFAAALRGYRAALAASDPVTAEAVLAWLGGQPHVAASAKRAAGVRGDLDHFGALGFVQGLLTVLRDSGHQGLLLVLDEVETLQRVRSDVRDKALNALRQLIDEVDSGRFPGLYVLITGTPAFFSEGSQGVQRLAPLAARLATDFDTDARFDNPRAVQTRLPGFSHDGLLELGIRVRDLYAAGASTRVASVVDDAYLADLARAVAGSLGDRVGVAPRLFLKKLVGEVLDRVDQFPDFDPRVHYRLTVGAHELTEVERNALSMDDISLDLP